The Neofelis nebulosa isolate mNeoNeb1 chromosome 16, mNeoNeb1.pri, whole genome shotgun sequence genome includes a window with the following:
- the LOC131498044 gene encoding LOW QUALITY PROTEIN: uncharacterized protein LOC131498044 (The sequence of the model RefSeq protein was modified relative to this genomic sequence to represent the inferred CDS: inserted 5 bases in 3 codons; deleted 1 base in 1 codon) translates to MWTCDSGFSKEAPETQTWGGGGAADTAGMGAGRWHLQYGAGPEEPVRGKPHGGFRRGLEGEFPTPPLAREPGQPSHGLRLPSTVDTGLGVAFWGWGAAGPRIYLIAGLPPPRCPPGPGATGKYAIHVVTRDSLLVRSRNLVQLWLVGEHGEADLGKKLWPVRSEVGAQPAGHWGREFEVSVPLHLGRLLLAKLRKILLDDAWFCERISXRGPGTQGEPRFPCCRRVRVRGDQVVCLPEGTGEGVGGGARGWRGWGWGRRDAGEGTGGSGGPARTGSREACARARPPARTLSDDHQDFLKAQREQELQERKKVYRWGSRKDGSILPVAGRTQCDLPRKERFLEGKDFDFRVSPGKAPAPGGGWAPAPRDAKQGPFLVSWHRHSFRRLEGLASRVPWTSHVQLNSGSLQKSIPERRDSPGWSVSGKSPDLCAPFQPRALKEDGETGGRGYASGSGARGSPQASGGVSLERVRSSGKEDAFFGYQLLKGTNPTLLRRXTSLPARLLVPPGWEEPNPQLEAESRCPPCAHPQPRAAAPPSVRPPASLIYTLLHLHSGFLRGRGGVLFVAGSGHSLQPRLDDPAGSLSEADFSLPDGVKPNDVLRQQGVGAPGSSPTETLAHRRPASLSQTRISFRGSDAQAPSPPLSLLLWLQPPRHGXPPPPLFLPSGPRVAWLLAKTWVRGSHFQLSQLQSHLLRGPLMAKVTSVATVRTLPGPHPTCKLFRHLLLIPWRHTTDINILARESLVSTWGISGLGWRATGKEGSPKGRWLTLSSTKASPWSAPHLSRSSPSRGLSRPTDPESDPDLPAPPGVGPRGHSPEAHSLPDPPLCSLGPPDGLAWLTADSSLCGRTPSGCGDSSAGEGDPKVRAWCGEITETGLQGAPDRGFPVSLDSRAQLCHFVTVCIFTRTGQHASAHLGQPDGYCWVPDGPRTTRRPPPVSKDGTEKDTVVSLLHAHWARKQSTFIEFRGGCQPVTVGGRCLGPGEDRLGGVVPLWHREEPKRCNLYPLPTAGKEIMAKN, encoded by the exons ATGTGGACCTGCGACAGCGGCTTCTCTAAGGAGGCCCCCGAGACCCAGACGTGGGGAGGCGGAGGGGCAGCCGACACTGCTGGGATGGGAGCGGGCCGATGGCACCTGCAGTACGGTGCTGGCCCCGAAGAGCCCGTGCGGGGAAAGCCCCACGGAGGCTTCAGGAGGGGACTTGAAGGGGAGTTCCCGACTCCTCCTCTTGCCCGGGAGCCTGGACAACCAAGCCACGGCCTCCGCCTGCCCAGCACCGT GGACACAGGTCTGGGTGTGgctttctgggggtggggagcggctGGACCTCGGATCTATTTAATCGCGGgtctccctccccccaggtgccctccagGTCCGGGCGCGACGGGCAAGTACGCTATCCACGTGGTCACCAGGGACTCGCTCCTGGTGCGTTCCAGAAACCTGGTGCAGCTGTGGCTCGTGGGAGAACACGGGGAGGCCGACCTGGGCAAGAAGCTGTGGCCCGTGCGCAGTGAGGTCGGTGCGCAGCCCGCGGGGCACTGGGG ACGGGAGTTCGAGGTCAGCGTCCCCTTGCACCTGGGGCGCCTCCTGCTGGCGAAGCTGCGCAAAATCCTGCTGGATGACGCCTGGTTCTGCGAACGGATCTC GCGCGGCCCAGGGACCCAGGGCGAGCCCCGCTTCCCCTGCTGCCGCCGGGTGCGGGTGCGGGGCGACCAGGTCGTCTGCCTGCCCGAGGGCACCGGTGAGGGTGTGGGGGGCGGCGCGcggggctggagggggtgggggtggggtcgcCGTGATGCCGGAGAGGGGACGGGCGGAAGTGGGGGGCCGGCGCGGACCGGGTCCAGGGAGGCCTGTGCTCGTGCCCGTCCCCCAGCCCGGACCCTGAGCGACGACCACCAGGACTTCCTTAAGGCGCAGCGGGAGCAGGAActccaggagagaaagaaggtgtACCG GTGGGGCTCCCGGAAAGACGGTTCAATCCTGCCGGTGGCCGGGAGGACGCAGTGTGACCTCCCCAGGAAGGAGAGATTCCTGGAGGGTAAGGATTTCGACTTCAGGGTCTCCCCGGGGAAAGCACCAGCGCCCGGGGGAGGGTGGGCACCTGCTCCCCGGGACGCCAAGCAGGGGCCCTTCCTGGTCTCCTGGCACCGCCATTCTTTCCGCAGGCTGGAGGGCTTGGCCTCAAGGGTTCCCTGGACCTCACACGTCCAGTTAA ATAGCGGAAGCCTTCAGAAGAGTATCCCTGAGCGCAGGGACTCCCCTGGCTGGTCAGTTTCCGGAAAGTCCCCAGACCTGTGTGCACCTTTCCAACCCAGGGCTCTGAAAGAAGACGGGGAGACCGGAGGGAGGGGGTACGCTAGCGGATCAGGAGCTCGGGGCTCCCCGCAGGCTTCCGGAGGGGTGTCTTTAGAGCGGGTTCGAAGTTCAGGGAAGGAGGACGCCTTCTTTGGGTACCAGCTCCTCAAGGGCACAAACCCCACGCTCCTGAGGCG CACCAGCCTCCCAGCGCGGCTGCTGGTGCCTCCGGGGTGGGAAGAGCCGAACCCCCAGCTGGAGGCCGAGTCCCGGTGCCCTCCCTGTGCTCACCCACAGCCCCGAGCCGCCGCCCCTCCCTCAGTTCGCCCACCAGCCTCTTTAATCTATACCCTCCTCCATCTGCACTCAGGGTTTCTCCGAGGCCGCGGGGGTGTCCTGTTCGTTGCAGGGTCCGGGCACTCACTGCAGCCCCGGCTCGACGACCCC GCTGGATCTCTGTCTGAAGCCGACTTCTCCCTGCCGGATGGGGTCAAGCCGAACGACGTCTTAAGACAACAgggtgtgggggcgcctgg CTCCAGCCCGACCGAGACTCTTGCCCACCGTCGCCCAGCGAGTCTTTCACAGACACGGATCTCCTTTAGGGGCTCCGACGCACAGGCCCCGagccccccactctctctcctgctctggcTTCAGCCACCGCGCCACG tgcccccgcccccactgttCCTGCCCTCCGGTCCCCGCGTGGCCTGGCTGCTGGCCAAGACCTGGGTCCGCGGCTCCCATTTCCAGCTGTCCCAGCTACAGTCACACCTGCTGCGGGGACCCTTGATGGCCAAGGTGACCTCTGTGGCCACAGTGAGGACCCTGCCCGGCCCGCACCCTACCTGCAAGCTATTTCGGCATCTT CTCCTGATCCCCTGGCGCCACACCACGGACATCAACATCCTGGCCCGGGAGAGTCTTGTCTCCACATGGGGGATTTCTGGTCTGGGATGGAGAGCCACGGGCAAAGAGGGAAGTCCCAAGGGTCGCTGGCTGACCCTGTCCTCCACGAAGGCCTCTCCCTGGTCGGCCCCGCACCTGAGTCGGTCTTCTCCTTCGAGGGGCCTGAGCAGGCCTACCGACCCGGAATCTGACCCTgacctccctgccc CACCGGGAGTGGGGCCACGTGGACATTCTCCTGAGGCCCACAGCTTGCCTGACCCACCGCTCTGCTCCCTCGGCCCTCCTGACGGCCTGGCCTGGCTGACGGCGGACTCTTCTCTCTGTGGCCGGACACCCTCGGGCTGTGGGGACTCGTCAGCCGGAGAGGGGGACCCAAAGGTGCGGGCCTGGTGCGGAGAGATCACGGAGACCGGGCTACAGGGAGCCCCAGACCGGGG gttccccgtcTCCTTAGACTCCCgggctcagctctgccactttgtCACCGTGTGTATCTTCACACGCACCGGTCAGCATGCTTCTGCCCACCTGGGCCAG CCGGACGGGTATTGCTGGGTCCCTGATGGCCCGCGCACCACGCGGAGGCCCCCGCCCGTCTCCAAGGACGGGACAGAGAAGGACACAGTGGTCTCCTTGCTCCACGCCCACTGGGCCCGTAAGCAGAGCACCTTCATAGAGTTCCGAGGCGGATGCCAGCCCGTCACAGTTGGAGGCAGATGCCTGGGTCCCGGGGAGGACCGGCTTGGAGGGGTGGTGCCCTTGTGGCATCGTGaggagcccaag AGATGCAATCTCTACCCACTGCCAACCGCTGGCAAAGAGATTATGGCAAAGAACTGA